DNA from Rosa rugosa chromosome 6, drRosRugo1.1, whole genome shotgun sequence:
TTTTCATATTTTGATACTTCATACTTGTTTaacgcttccgcacaacaagtggtatcagagctcagGGTACGCCTGGGGGTATTTGATTTGGAGATGATCACTGATTTGATGATAATATTTCCAGTTGGTGATTTAAGCTGTGATCATGGATTCAATTATGAAATCTTTTTCTACAATTAAATATATGATTGATTAATTTAATGGGAGAAAAGATTTCAACTTTTGGGGTTTGAAGATGCGAGCCTTATTAGTTCACCAATGGCTAGTAAAGGCACTGTAAGGTGCGAATGCTTTGCCAACCACTttgacagaagaagaaaaagatgacaTGTTAGAGGGAGCACATAATGCAAATTTGTTATGTCTATCTAGTGGTGGAAAAGCGTGGTACAGTGGACGCGACGGTGTGGTGTGAGAATAGGTTGAGCGAGGTTCAAGCATGATCTGGGGGTCAACTATGCGGTCGAAGGCAACAACTGGAGGACTGGGTTCCTGAGAGTTGTCATGTGTTGCTGCGGTGGGCAGCGAAGACCGGGTTGAGATAGCCTCAAAGCGATTGGAGTGGGGTTTGTTGTTGGGCCTGGAATCTAGTTCGATGGTTGGAATGATGGATCTAGGGGCTGGGGTCAGGTCTGAATCTGGGACCTGGGTTGGGTCGGGTCGGGTATTAGGCCTGGAGCCTTTTTAGGATCTTGTTTGGCTGCTTCTTTTAATTTTGGTTCCTGCTTTATGTTTTGTTGAGTACTTTGGTGGAagatttctcttctttttggaTAGCTTTAGTGGAATATATGCAGTTGGTCACATCACCCATTACATTGTTAAGGGATTGTTCATGGACTGTCATACCATGGTAACATAAGTGGAAGATTGCTTTCTATTATGCAATATGTATACGTAGGCTGGCTTGGTCGGTCAAATCACTGGTTACATTAAAGGAAGATTACCTTCTTATAGTTGGTCATACCATCGGTAGCTGCTTATATGCCGGTTCATATCCGGTGCTTCATCAGATGTCATCTTGCATCCAACTGTCTCTTTATAGGTTTATTTTCAGATGTCGTTGTGCATCTcgtattctttttatttttcattttgatgtagtttctacatctctCTTTTGTAACTTTTCTTATtctctatactattattaaaagaagaggTGTTTCAAACTtttgacaaaaataaccttattaattaaatcacaaggtcAATCATGACAatcacaaaatatatttttagaaaaataaacaaaaaaaagatcACACAACccatttttctctcccactaCCTTCTCTTTGCAACAACCGATTTCTTCCAttaccttttcttttttattttctcaaaaataaaaaatactttGACACATACAGAGCATGTATGGAGGAAGACTAGTCAATAATAAagctgacattttttttttaagataataAAAAGATTTGAATAGAACCACCGTTCACGTACAATTTGTTATACCCGACTCAAGAAAAGTAATCAAAATTGACAAGCAACTTAGTACAAATTCCTCTCTAGTGAAgcattgtcacgccccgaaccAAGTGGAGGTGAGATTAGATATCTAACACCGGATCCGAGGAGCGAGCGTAGAAATATAAaaccaaattaaaaataataccAAATAGTACATTTTCAGAAATCgttgaaaataaaacatttgaaataacaaaaagaaattacaCCTCGTTTTCTAATCTCACTCGCTCTACTCCTGTAATTCTTTTCATAGTCTAGCAATCGTAAACGTTATCTCGCTTAAACTTCTTGAAACTCGTGTCACACCTGTCTATAGGGGTGAGCTTACGCTCAATAGGGCCAAACCTTTTTAAGTCATTATTATCTAGACATCGCAATCAAGTTATCAAACAATTcttacaaaaataaataatagaaACGATGCATGTCAGATGAGATTCACTTAATTACCCATTAGTCCATATATCAAAACAAGAGAGCCTACACGTTCCATACCGTGTATTTTACCAAACGGAAGTGACTCTAGATGTTTTGAGTACATGATCTAACTCCCTGTAATAATTCAATCAACTTTCCCTTTTTGCTAGTCATCTTGCTTAACCTAGATTACCAAAATCGTACAGCTTTATTAGCCCACTTGAAATTTAGCCAGATGAGTCAAGCTCAACTACACAAAAGCATTCATTTCCCGTAATCCATTTAGATATCAATTCCACATATCCTTCCAAACTCCTTTTACAATTCGTCCCAATGCATATGTATCATGAATGACATCACAATCGTTATAACACATGCTTTTATATAAAGCGATAACATAGTCAAACAAATCACCGATTTCAATTAATAATCTATTTatcaatttaaaagaaaatgttCCCTGAGAGACCCTGTCTTGACTTTCATGCTGCTGAGAGTTAGTAACACTGTGACTCACATTTCTGAAATCCATATCCTTATACTTCTGGGATTGTTAACACACATTTAATCCTCGTATCGACCAAATCCCTCAAtgtactaaggacacccaaatCCTTATTTCCTATCCTTCCATACTTTCCCAAAATCAATTCGATTCTATATAATTCTGGCTTTCCACtcaatttctccatttctgtcCCAATTAAACTGTGACTCCAAAATTAATACAATCTACAACAATACGCTTCACAAACAACAGTAGCTGCACATAAACTCAATCGACCAATTCTAGAATTTCATATACTCTGTTCTGCAGCCAAGTCTTCGTTGATTTCCATCACAAACCCATTCAAGCATAACAGAATATCAATTCAAGTTCAGTATGCAAATAGAAGCTGGAAATCAACCAGCACAACCACCACCGTAGCTGCACACGGTGGCCGTGACGGCccaaaacttcaaaatctccAATTCTCAACCAAAACTCGAATTCAAGTAACCTCGACGAACTGACCAACTTTCATACCAGAGTTGAAATCGAAGGTCGCCGGAAAACTTAGAACTTTCTCCCTCTTCGATTCTCTCTCTAAAGTTGATGGATGGACAAGGAGATACCACAGGCTTCTTCATCTCGCCAAGACGAAGCTACCACCACCGGTCTCGCTTGCAAAATGGGTCGGTCTGGGATTGCAATCTGATGCCTCTCAAGCTGCTCCAAAGCTTATTTATAACTTAATCTGACGGTCTAGATCTCGCAGTgattaaaatggagtcataaatctatttttaattaattcttGGATAATACCAACTTTCAAAGATCATTAAAAATAGCTCGGTTGTCTGAAAACTCATATGAACTCGTAACGACCTCTACTTTAATTCTACAGGCTCGAAAGACAAATTTTAAAAAACTTATAATTCAAATAATTTTTAAAAACTAAAAGATTTTAACAAGCAAAAATAGCTTGAaattatttttcctatttaaatACAAAGCCGAAATTCTGAGATCTCACAGCCATTCAACTGTTACAAATATCTACTTCACAAACACTGACATTTTCATGCCATCAGATTTGCAGTGATACCCGCACATGAAATAATAGTATCCAGCTTCACCCAAGGTAAATGCTTCATTGCCACTTTGATAATAACCCAAGTTCGGTTCCATCTCGCATTGATCAAATTCATCACCATCGGTTGCTATAACCACATTGTTATGAACTCTATCATAATGAAAATCTGAGAAACAAGACAAAACATCGATTAAGATCTGaataacatataattatatatgacTTACTTGCACAAACAATGTTAAACACAATAAAGTAATAAATTATTCAATCACAGGAAATTGATGACAAACTAGCTAATTGATCTAGCCTAGCTAAAAACTCCAAATACCACCATCTACTGTGCAATTTAACAAAGAATGGGGATAATATCAAGGATTGAACGTTTTGAAATTCGAACTACGAAACCAAAATATTTTCAGTTTCATATATCCAGTCTGGTTCATAATGGATTATTGACACCATAATTGATATTGACACATAAGCTATTGAATCGGGTAATACATGCATTTGGCAAAATAGGAACATTCAGGTGGTCTGTTTCCAGAGAAAAAGTTGAGAAATGCAGCAAATGAATCTGGTATATAATAAAGCTAAGCTGCCGAAGCGCTAGATCACTCACTCAATACATCTCCAGCAAAGAAAGTGTTCTGAGTAGCAAACTCAGCGAAATCAACTCCAGTTGCCCAGTCAACTTCGTATGAATTtgccatcaccatcaccatgatCGGAGAAACCAGAAACGCAATCAGAGCAAGAGCCGAGTATTGTGCCACTGCCATATTAAACAATTGGGCAAGCAAATAAGTCTTAATGTTTCTGTTTGTGGCTAATTAAGCAATAAcaagcatgcatatatatatttatccaaaaaaaaaaaaaaacatataggTCTGTCCTTTCTTGGTCGAAAGCCATAGTGGAGCTTTGGTCTGGTCGTTGTGAATGAATATTTGAAGATGCCCTCGGGGCTTTGTTCTTGTTATAATCATCAGAACAAAGGTCAATAATTCGCATCTGATTATGTCATATAGATTCGCTTTATTCAAGTCTCCTTGGTTTTCTCCGCGTCCGGCTGGACCCGGTCAAAAACAGTTTTGGCGGGATCTTTCGAAACAGTGATGGTTAGTGCCGTAAATTCAGATTCCCTTCTGGCTCTTTATTCTCAGTTGTTCAAAGCTTAATTGGCACCATCAACATCAGAAAGAATGTAATACTGCCTCCCGCCGAGTTAATATGATCTCTAATCTCTAATCTCCGATCTCTAATATATATAGAAAGCCAAACTCTTTTTTGCGCCTCTAATCTCCAATCTCTAGTAAACAAATTGATATCTTacgatttgtttattttatgaaGGGAAAACGTAAAGTGAATAACCAAAAGAAATTTCCTAAAGGCTCCGACTTCCCCACGCTAACAAATGTGAACGATCCAAGAGTGACCAAGAGCCAAATAGACGGGAATGGTAGTTCTCATTTTTGCAAAAGATATCTACATCATGCCATGTTGGTGCTGAAAAATTCAGCTGAAGATTTCCCACCCATTTTTCCTGATTGGAGTGAGTGAAAGCTTTGCGGCTAATTTCTTCACGCTCGTTCTCCGAATTTGGGTCGGTACAAGCAAGTCGAGTCGAAACAAGAAAGGAAGCTACGTACCTGTAAAATACTTTAATGCCTAAGTTAGTAATAGTTTGAGTAGTATATGGTGTAAATGGAATGTGTGGCTTACCAGAAATGTTCACTTTACCAAATATTTATAGACCAGGTTTAGCGAATATCAACTAGTGAGCATAGTGGTGTGTTTTGTCCGTAAGTCATGCGTTAGTGGATTCATGATACCACCCTCAAGACGACGTGGGAAAGTATTTTTTACTTGCTACTGATTCGGATGAGCTGACCAACTCTGTTGACTGGTCCGCCTTATCATGTCCACCTTAAGAAGATTCTTCCTCAAAGAGATTGTGCCTCGAAGGTATTGTCCCTCACTCGGATTTCCTCAAGGAAATCCCTCCTTACTCAGATCTTCCTTAAATGGTTTCATCTTATTGAAATATTCATCGACGAGATATCTCTTTCTTAACGAGATATCTTCTCCTTGACAAGATGTTCTCTCctcaacaagaaatttcctTTTCGACGAGATATCTTCTCTTCGACCAGATACCCCCTCCTCGACAATATATTTTTTCCTCCACAAGCCTAATCCAAGTAATAATGGGGTAGTGACACACATGTCATGATTTGGTGAAGAGCGGTTTTTTGCTTCCACGGTTTTGATATGGCAGAGGGTTTCATACTTCAGTGGGGAACTCGACTTCACCTTTCACACTTAACCTAGTTTTCAAAAGTTCACTCGTCTTTGtgctttgagagagagagagagagagagagagagggctttCGTAGAAATCTTTAAGGAGGGATAAAGAATCCTAAGAATCCTTTGAGTGGAGTCCTTGGTCTATCGCTTTGTGTTCGTGATCCTTGATTGCTTTTGCGGTTTGTTGCTGTAATAACcgcaattttcattttctttttgtgaaATTGTGCGGAATAAATAAAGTGCATTTGTACGAATATTACTCGAAGTAATTCTTTTTTTTAGAATTATCGAAGTTCCGAAACATTTTGTTTTAACAAAAAGCTCGAAATGTTCAATTTGagaaatcgactttttatacgtatggaatttgggaaaaacttccttcatgaaagttgtagaactcgtcgatacgagttcgtgcgtATCAGGAACAAAAGAATAAGAAATTGTATGAACTAGTTACGACATTTACGAGATTTTTCCATTTTGGGTATATAAGGAAAAAATCCTAGCAAATTTAGAAACTTTCCATTTTTCATCTGACCACCCATTTTGGAAAGtcttcgttctctctctctcgaccgaAACGAACCGAAAAACAGGGCATAGGATCTccgagctctctctccctcctcatgccaccaatcaagaccagacctcttccttgcgcagctgccggtGGCAGCCTTTCGCAGTCTTGtgggccgtacacggcggtggagctCGAGGCCGGTTAAACCTCGATTTGGTTCCAAgctcgatatctcgagctacaggccACCACTCCTCTTGATTCTTGACTTGTTGGACTCGTCTCAACCTTCTTATCAAACCCCAAGAAGGATCGCAACTGTAGTGGACGATTTCatgttcgtcggagctcgcctcGATTTAGATCGAAAATCACCTTTTGATCCggatatctcgagttacagaccacgatttcttgtgattcttggcttgatgAACTCGCCTTGactttctgaacaagtctccagAAAGGATCGAAGCAAATGGTGGAAGTTTTTACGACGAACTGGAGCTCGTCGGTTTCTGCAAATAATCGCCAGTTTCTAGAAAATTTCCGGCCAAGCTCGActggttctaggtaatttcgaccccttccggtcatttccagcttacatgctagttaggaaagttgttaagcttgatgagatgaagaagagcagcccggccccgacaccattggtggtggtcggtggcggctctgccactaactccggcggcccttaacagccacctccgggggtcaaaaatatggaTTCTAttcatttttagattctatatttcaatacgatcatttcgatttattatacacaatttttggatatcatatgattaagttatgaatttttacgtttcaaTCGTTCGATTgttgatctgtgaagatcagaccgtctgatggatTTGTAGATTTgttatgttgatcgtatgactgtcccaatgactttgtgtggtcattgGTGAAGatccgaccattggatcttcgtataattgcaaaatagtgattcgggaggcgattggtgagaatccgtccgtcggattttcgtataacttagaatccgactgttggattgtcgtttgagtatgtatttgagttattggctaagttaaggtcgtgtttgattaggtgattgacggtcttacATGGGTGAGCAAGTTTGGTTGtaaattgtgttaaattgaagacgcagcgggaatattgaggtgagtaaacctcacgtggttcatattacgaacccaatacatttaattactttattttgtcgcaattgtgtgaaaatatttatggaataaatatttgctttaaatcatatggacttgatcaactacggtccataggtaagtaaaatgattttaattataaaaatgaatttctcgatTTTATtgtgtgtgaactatagttggtattagtgattattcttgagcggataattacgtttatatatatatatatatatatatatatatatatatatatatatatatatggaaagttgtGACATTGAAGTGtgtgtggaattgtgatgacTTGGTTATGATATGGTGTTGTTTTGAAGTTGCCATGATTAATTATGAAAATGATTATCAATGAATGTTCGTGTTAATGATGTTGACCTTGTGTGTTGAATAGAAtgtagagaatgtagggttccgAGAACCGAATGGTCTAAGGTCCTTCGGTTTAATGATAACCGAAGTGTGTGTGTTTGAGGATAAGTAGTAACTGCAGGTTGTGGGAATGACCACTGCAGTGGGAATAATTATAAGTTGTGGGAAAGACCCTAGTAGGAATAACTGCAGGCTGTGGGAATGACCACTGCAGTGGGGATAATTATAAGTTGTGAGAAAGACCCCAGTAGGAATAACTGCAGGCTGTGGGAATGACCACTGCAGTGGGGATAATTATAAATTGTGGGAAAGACCACAGTAGGAATAACTGCAGGCTGTGGGAATGACCACTGTAGTGAGGTTAATAACGTATTGTGGGAAAGACCACATGAGGAATATAGAGGTTATGAGATTGTGGTGATGTATTCTTTGTTGATTTCTGTGAGTTGGGTTGATGTTTTCTTTGTGAaagttgagattgttggttgtttacctgagttataagaattgtaattttagtaaatcaacagttcattcttgtttactcatacgagctatcaaaagcttaccgggtttggtgttgttgcaatcccggtacactattcaaattgtgtagcgggtaatcctgcaggtcaagagaatcagggcggtgatcgtgcgggttagagtatttgttttgGTTTACAGCTTTTGtaattgtgaggtttgttatgctcaattagagctttacaattttacttgtaatagtgagttgtaataattaacttgagatTTCTAGATTTGAAATTTGAGTGTTGTGAGGTGTGGTTATtatgaaaaaaattcagaacgtttatttgatttagttgtttaattcatgtttcggatttgaatttgttattcaaaattcggggcgtgacagttgcAAGTTGGTTCCTTTGTGCCTTTTGCTAGTTTTCTTTCTTCGTTTTTTGTTGATTGTGTATAAGATGGTTAATTGGTTAGAATGGTGAGAGAGATGTGGGATACGCCGATGTGGGTGCTCTCATTTCGGGTTTTGATTGAGGAAAAAAGGGTGAAGAGGTAGGATATGCATGAATCTGAGTTTTTCTTTTATGGGTTTCGagtctttgttcttcatgtgcTCTTGAGGGATTGTTAGCAAAGGGGTAGGTTAGATCTAACTATGATTGTTAACTTGGATTTTAGGGTATTTCTGAGGGATGCCTAATGTCGTAGAGATTTAAAGCAGTGAGCAGTCAAGGTTTGACGTGTCACTTGACACTATGAACCACGTTTTCATTGATTCGTTGCCTCATTTTATCACTGCAGGAATCTCACTGCCTGAACCTCTTGACATAACGCCCTTGCAAACCATAGTTTACTCTATGGAACCTAGACTAACACGAGCGTGCCACGACATGGGAGGACAACAATTAGGCATCAGCAGATGGAGCGCTTCGAGAGTAACATACACTAGTGCTAGCGTTTCCCATCACGAGGAGGGCAATTCCTGTGATGAGGCGGAAGGGGTTACAAGTGGAGGGTCTACATGGGCATTGCCAGATGGCGTTAGGGTGGATAAAACTGGGAAATCCATGTGTTTGGACCCAatatgaacattttggcctgacaaggcgtgtcttggagaaattggagccaaacattttggcacgcccggtgggacaaggttagaatttttttttctcttgaagacattcaaccaccgggcttcaaaacaaacattttggcacgcccagtgggactatactagagtcttttttcgtcatcattgagatgccaggggaaaatctttaccaaaagaaattcctaaagtgaattgatggacaatgttgccaccattggcgataccgccattaatgatgagtttatgcctattcccatcccagagggggtaagcattgatgaacagctcgcgatcatcatggccaacatcgagaggaataaagaaaagcaagccagggacatggccattttgatcacaaaaacaaagcagaggtttcgcgattgggacctagaaattgagcagaacgctcgagaagaggtcatttatgaggctgatttgcctataggtggcaatcaacctaatggcctcactggtgaatcacagccttacatagaggctacttatggagaacgtcatcaacaagattgttcttcagacaagaaaattgtctctgaacaaatatctgatgtctccactgatcaagccaaatatgtggctactgatcagatgcatggggggcaagatatgacccatgatcatccctttgatcaagagaagttggcgacagttggcgacaaagccgatcttgggacaccgtcatcttccaaattacaattggagatcatgtctcgtcaaccaacaaagatacttggggggcaagaatacccctctcacgagccaaattcctccaaattcttcaacgagaagtatctttgttctttttctacaagctctcatatgagggatttttaccctacaaattttgatacatcggagcttggagtgaagcatagatggcctcccccgtggccttctggaggttagccaaatatagtgctgctaacttctttctttgtttttaaatttcctgtcaattttcagttttcatttttattttcgtcatttgtgaatcataacggaataggtgaagtctctgtttggacccaaaatgaacattttggcctgacaaggcgtgtcttggagaaattgagccaatgtcagtggctcaagctatatattgtcgacaagctcgaaatatatatttagaggctaaataaagcctactatggaagtatgacaagtcaactttagcatattttcctacttcggctaggaaaaaaccgagctagacaaggaaggaggggtggcagactaaccaaatgaaatcgaaatgtgctgaaactttccagatccattctagacagcccaaggatcatttcttatgaagagtacaagagttttttttgagtggaaggccttcaaacaatcagcccaattttctacagaagcaaaactggaaaactggacctgtaagaggtccagcagcattttcggcctaaccacatggaataaaaatctgaaattttaccagggtgatctacactcatagtggaacatgttttatgaagaagtcgaaagctcattctgaagtcttgttggagaaataattgaaggaataaacgggcagaaactgacctaaaaccagctcaatattcacatgttcatgtttcctacccacatgaagaaagctagatgcttttcttcttttccttggatatatttttcaagacaatctctttaatagatcatcatcacttccatgttgttgcaccttcatgccttgctttcatttcatcatttctctatcttttccatattttacaaatcactttcatattccactttcattatttttcttccactcatcatttcactcttctttttcttccctatataaacaccttctcttctcattctaaatcacacattcacaacacaacaacatctctaagatgatataagttctctctagagcaaacctctctaagagcaactcctctccttctctttctcttagcggtgatcacactcctagtcctagtcttctcagaagccgactttcagtgccaccaaaccctctgtcaacgtgcttcggtcctagtctcctcgggagccgacggtagtgccgcgaccacaacggttacagaaccagccaagcaagggtaacgccctagcaacccagccaagctaaagtcacgctttagcaagttctcctcacttcccggtggttctcgctctgctcgatctacaacatcgagtatcgatttggtgattttcaagaagttcagcaaaagtcctcgccacgaggcacaaagaatcccacgacgaggttggtgctctcctcgtccacaatcgctcaacagaagtcaggtcaagggacacccccgacgaccgcacccgaacggtgctggcacgcccgcgcagaaaagagactgttgaccagctgcagcaaaactggagcgaaacattttggcacgcccagtgggactacactagagtctttttgcatttgttcgccatcattgagatgctaggggaaaatctttaccaaaagaaattcctaaagtaaatagatggtcaatgttgccaccactggcgatactgccattaatgatgagtttatgcctattcccatcccagaaggggcaagcattgatgaacagctcgcgatcatcatggccaacatcgagaggaataaagaaaagcaagccagagacatggccattttgatcgcaaaaacaaagcagaggtttcgcgattgggacctagaaattgagcagaacgctcgtgaagaggtcatttctgagactaacttgcctataggtggcaatcaacctaagggtctcactggtgagtcacagccttacacagaggctatgcatggagaagacggtccacaagaatgtttttctgacaatgaaattgtctctgaacagatagctgatttctccactgatcaagccaaatacgtggctactgatcagatgcatggggggcaagatatggcccatgatcatccctttgatcaaaagaagcaagttcatgatcattttaattgtgactctgctactggacgtcttggtgaaggtgatcaaaatcagagccaacttaattatcaattaagttgtggtctacagaagccaatttgtggctttattaatcaattcaacttgaagttcttcatatattcttcaaggccaagcggtggctttgatatatgtggagggcacatctacaacccacgttgcatgaatggccagaacaattattctagtggccaagttgtccttcgcaactgtaaatttgagtatcatcaatacaagttaactcttgtttacaattatccagcaagtgaagctcttgatatggagaattcagaccagcaagtggtcgtctataatggccaatctgtggctaatcctgaagacaccatgttctatgacatggtagttggcaacaaagccgatcttggaacatcttcatcgccaaaggtgcaattgaagatcatgtttcgccaaccaacaaagatacttggggggcaagattactcctcctacgagccaaatttttcccaagtttttGATGAGaagtatcttttttcttttcctacaagctctcataggagggatttttaccctacaaattttgatacatcggagcttggaatgaagcatagatggcctcccctgtggtcttctagaggttagccaaacatagtgttgctagcttctttctttctttgcttttaattttttgttaatttttcgtttttatttttcttttcattaaaaaa
Protein-coding regions in this window:
- the LOC133718784 gene encoding uclacyanin-2-like, with protein sequence MAVAQYSALALIAFLVSPIMVMVMANSYEVDWATGVDFAEFATQNTFFAGDVLNFHYDRVHNNVVIATDGDEFDQCEMEPNLGYYQSGNEAFTLGEAGYYYFMCGYHCKSDGMKMSVFVK